GGGCCGGCGTCGACGTGATTCTCGTCGGCGACAGCGTCGGCAACACGACCCTCGGGTACGAGACGACGCTCCCGGTAAGTGTCGACCAGACGGCAAGCCACGTCGGCGCCGTCTCTCGTGCGACCGAGGACGCCCTCGTCGTCGCCGACATGCCATTTCTCTCCTTCGGCGTCGACGAGAAAGAGAGCCTCGAAAACGCCGGACGTATGCTCAAAGAAGAGGGGGCCGAAGCGGTCAAACTCGAGTCTGGGCCACACACCGTCGACCTCACCGAGAAGATGGTCCAACTCGGCATCCCGGTGATGGCCCACCTCGGACTGACCCCCCAACACGTCAACCAGTACGGTGGTTTCCCCCGCCAGGGAACTAACGAGGAGTCCGCCCGAAAGATCGTCGACCTGGCCCAGGCCCACGAGGACGCCGGCGCGTTCTCGCTCGTCCTGGAGCACGTTCCCTCGAACGTCGCGGCACAGGTCACGGAGGCAATCGACATTCCGACGATCGGTATCGGCGCGGGCCCGGATTGCGACGGACAGGTTCTCGTGTTCCACGACGCGGTGGGACTCAGCGAGTGGAGCCCCTCGTTCTCGAAGCAGTTCGGGAACGTCCGCGAGGAGATGGAATCGGCCGTCGAGGGCTACATCGAAGCCGTCGAGGATGAGGCGTTCCCCGCGGAGGAACACAGCTACGAGCAGTCAGATCTGGATCGGATCTACTGAGGTCGCCCCGCAGGGACGTCCGAGTAGCGCGATCGGACGGTTTCGTCCTCACCCTCAGTCGTCGGCTGACGCAACGACCTGCCGGTCATCTTCGTCCTCGAGCAACCGGTCGAGCGCGTCGACCATCGCCTCGACGCTGGCGCGGGTGATGTCGGCCTCGCTCCGGGCGACCGTCACGCTGCGGTCGTCTCGAGCCATCGTGACCTCGACGGTGACGACCGCATCCGTGCCTCCGGTGACGGCGTCGACGTGGTAGGCCTCCAGATCGGCGTCCGCAGCGGATCCGATCGCCTCGCGGACGGCGGAGACGGCGGCGTCGACGGGACCCGACCCGGTCCCCGAAGCAATGCGCTCCTCGCCAGCGACGGAGAGTCGAACGCTCGCCGTTGGCACCTCGCCGCCGCTGGTCGCGTTCAGGTCGAGCAGTTCGACCGTCCGATCGCGGTCGGCGCCGGTGACGTCCTCGGCGATCGTGAGGAGGTCGGCGTCGGTCACTCGTCGGCCGCGGTCGCCGAGTTCGGTCACTCGGGTGGCGATGGTCCCGACCTGCTCGTCGGTCGCGTCGACGCCGTGTTCCTCGAGCGCGGCCCTGACGCCGGC
This region of Natronosalvus halobius genomic DNA includes:
- the panB gene encoding 3-methyl-2-oxobutanoate hydroxymethyltransferase yields the protein MPTVRDVREKAGTEPITMLTAYDAPTARIVDRAGVDVILVGDSVGNTTLGYETTLPVSVDQTASHVGAVSRATEDALVVADMPFLSFGVDEKESLENAGRMLKEEGAEAVKLESGPHTVDLTEKMVQLGIPVMAHLGLTPQHVNQYGGFPRQGTNEESARKIVDLAQAHEDAGAFSLVLEHVPSNVAAQVTEAIDIPTIGIGAGPDCDGQVLVFHDAVGLSEWSPSFSKQFGNVREEMESAVEGYIEAVEDEAFPAEEHSYEQSDLDRIY